The sequence below is a genomic window from Candidatus Acetothermia bacterium.
GAACGGATACCGGCGACGAAGCTCGGAACGGGAGACCAGCGCCCGGCTCCCTACACGCCGCCCTACCACCTCGGCCTGGGCTTCCCTGTCCCCAGCGAGGGCCGCCCGGTACAGGGGGAGGTCCTCCCCGGCCACGATCCGCTCCGGCGGGTCGGCTCCAAGGAACTCCACCCGGGCCAGCGTCCCGGTGGCAAGGAACCCGGGCACGGCGCCCCCTGCCTCGGGCGAGGCAAGGGCGGCGAGCTCGTCCTCGCCCACGTCCCCGAGGCGCTTCACGTGGGCCACGAGCTCGGCGCCGGTGCGCGCCCACCGCCCCTCTCCAATTCCGCGGAGCTCCCCCTCCACCTGCGCCACGGCCTCGGGGTCGACCGCGTGAGCAAGATCGCGGTCAAGGAGCACCGCCAGCTCTTCCTCGGCCAGGCCAGTCGGGACCGGGCCGGGCTTGGGCTCGTCCCACTGGTAGAGGTAGGTGGCCTGGAACTCCCAGAGGAGCGAGGCCGAAAACGGGGACGGGGCAAGACCGCGCCGCACGGCCACCTCCACCTCCCCTGCCTCCACCCGGCGGAGCCAAGAGAGGAGCGCATCCATGGGCAGGAACTCGGAGAGGATCTCCCGGTACGTCTCGATGACGATCGGGAACCCCGGTCGGGCCCGGGCCGCCTCGAGGAGATCCCGGGCGGTGAGGCGCCGGAGCCAGAGCGGCATGCGTTTCCCCGGCCGGTCCTGCGGGAGGAGCAGGGCCCGGCTCGCGTTCTCCCGGAACCGGAGGCCGAACAGGGGGGAGTTGGCGAGTTCGGCCAGCACGAGAGGCTCTGCCTCTTCCGGGCGGATGCCCCGGATGAGCGCGACGGCTCGGTCGAAGGGCACTTGGGTGAGCCGGAACAGGATCCCGGTGTTGCCGTGAAGGGAATCGGGCTGGATCCCGAGCTCCTCGCGGAATCGGGCCAGGATCGCCAGGCGCAGGGCGAGGTGGAACCGGCTCCCGAGCGGGGTCAGGAGGGCAAGGCGGAAGCCCCCGGCCTCGTCGGGGAACCCCTCGATCACGGTCCGGCGGTCGGTGGGCACGGCGGACCGGGAGCGTTGCTCCGCCACGTACCGCACGAGGTTCTCCGCCGCCGCCTGGTCCAGCGCGCACTCCTCCCTCAGCCAGAGGACGAGATCGGGATCGCCCAGGCGGTCCTCGATCTCCCGGGCCAGGGCTCCCACCGCAAGCCCCAGGTGGACGTCCCGACCGTAGGCCTCCCCTTTCCAGAACGGGATCTTGGCCGGTCCATCCCCTGGGGCGACCACCACCCGGTCGTGGCCGATGTCCACGATCCGCCACCGGTTCGTGCCGAGGACGATCACCTCCCCCACCCGGGCCTCGTACACGAACTCCTCATCCAGCTCCCCGATCCGTTCCCCTCCTTCGGTGTACACCGGGTACTCCCCGGTATCGGGGATCGCCCCGCCGCTCGTGAGCGCGAGGTGCCGGCTCCCCGGGAGGGGGTGGAGCACGTCGTGCACCCGGTCCCAGACGAGGCGTGGCCGGGCTCCCCAGGGAAGGGCGCCCTCGGAGAGCATCCGCAGCACGGAGAGGAACGCATCCCGCGGGAGGTCGTGGAACGGGTACGCCCGGCGCACGAGGCGCAGGAGGTCGTCCACCGCCATCGGACCCCCGGCGACGATGGCCACGATCTGCTGGGCAAGGATGTCGAGCGCCCCCTTGGGGATACGGACTTCCGCGATCTCCGCCCGGCGCATCGCCCGGGCCAGGGCGGCCATCTCCAGGAGATCGCCCCGGGTCTTGGGGAGGAGCCGCCCCCGGGACGGGGCGCGGTAGAGGTGCCCGGCCCTCCCCACCCGCTGGAGCGCCCGGGCCACCCCATGCGGCGATTCCACCTGGATCACGAGGTCCACGAGCCCCATGTCGATCCCGAGCTCGAGGCTGGCCGTGGCCACGATCGCCGGGAGCTCCCCGGCCTTGAGCCGCCCCTCGAGGTCCCTCCGACGTTCCTTGGCCACCGACCCGTGGTGGACCTGGACGAGCTCGTAGCCCGCGAGCTCGTTGACCTCGGCGGCGATCCGCTCCGCGGCCCGGCGGTTGTTCACGAACACGATCGTGGAGCGGTGGCCAAGGATCAGCTCGTGAAGCCGGGCATAGATCGAAGGCCACACCGAGCCCTCGGGGAGGGCGGTCATGTCCGCGGTGGGGGCGATCACCAGGAGGTCCAGTTCCTTCCGGAGCCCGGCGTCCACGGCCTTCACCGTCCGCTCATGGAACGTCCCCGCGTCTTCGGCGTACCCGCCGAGGAACCGGGCCACCGCGGGGAGGGGGCGGATGGTGGCCGAAAGCCCGATCCGCTGGAACGGCCGTGCGCACAAGGCCTCCAGGCGCTCCAGGAGCACGGAGAGGAACGTGCCCCGCTTGCTCTCGGCCAGGGCGTGGACCTCGTCCACGATCACGTACCGGACGCTCCTCAGGGTCTCCCGCGCCCGGGGCGAGGTGAGCATGAGGTGCAGCGACTCCGGGGTGGTGATGAGGATGTGGGGCGGGCGGCGGACGAGGCGCTGCCGCTCCGCGGATGGGGTGTCCCCGGTGCGCACCCCGACCCGGATCTCGGGCAGGGTAGTCCCTTCGGCCCGGGCCACCTCCTGGATCCCGGCGAGGGGAACGCGGAGGTTCCGCTCGATGTCGTACCCAAGGGCCTTCAGGGGGGAGATGTACAGCGTGTGCACGGCCGGGGCGGAGGGCTCGGGCGGGCGTCGCAGGAGCTCGTCGATGGCAAAGAGGAACGCGGCCAGGGTCTTCCCCGAGCCCGTAGGGGCGAGGATCAGCGTGTGGGATCCTGCAGCGATGGCCGGCCACCCCAGCTCTTGGGCCGGGGTCGGCGTCCCCAGCACCCCCCGGAACCAGCGGGCCGCCACTGGGCTGAACAGGGCCAGCGGATCGTGTTCCGGCGAGGTGATCGGTGAGCGTTCCACCACAGGTCACCGCTCGCATTCTAAGCCCTCGCACGGCTCCCCCTCACCTCGACCCTCGCTCACAAGGGGGAAGGGTGGCGATTGGCCTAGGTCCCCTCTATACTTCGGGCGAATCCAACGAGGAGGGAAAGGGATGCGTACGCTGCCCCAGGTGCTTGAGGAGACGGCCAAGAAGCACCCGGACCGCCCCGCCGTGTTCTACGAGGGGAAGACCCTCACCTACCGCGACCTCGCCAGCGAGGTGGAGCGGTTGGCGGCGGGCTTGGTGGAGCTGGGGGTCGAGCCCGGGGACAAGGTCGCGATCTGGATGTCCAACGTCCCGGAGTGGATCGTGGCCTACTTCGCGGTCGCCCGGGCCGGTGGGGTGGTGGTGCCGATGAACACCCGCTACAAGACCCACGAGGTCGTGTACATCCTCGGCAACTCCGAAGCCAAGGCGGCCTTCCTTGCCCCTGGGTTCCTGGGAATCGACTACACAGGGATGCTCGGGGAGGTACGGCCGAAGCTCCCCCTCCTGCGGGAGGTGATCGCCGTGGGCGAGGGCGCTCCCGGGGCGCGCCCGTACGCAGAGGTCCTGGCCTTGGGCGATACCCCTGCCGCCCGGGCTGAGCTCGCCCGCCGCCAGAACGCGATCCACCCTGAGGACTGCGTGTTCATCCTGTACACGTCCGGCACCACCGGGGAGCCCAAGGGGGCGATGCTCTCCCACCACAACATGGCCGAGAACGCCCGCCAGATCACGGAGATCATGGAGGTGACAGAGCAAGACGTGTTCCTCCTCGCGGTGCCGTTCTTCCACTGCTTCGGGTGCGTGATGGGGATCCTGGGGGCGATCACGTGGGGGGCGGCGATCGTGCCGATGCCCATTTTCAAGCCCGACGAGGCCCTTCGCCTCGTGGAGAAGCACCGGGTGAGCATCCTCTACGGGGTGCCCACGATGTTCGTCCTTGAGCTCGAGGAGCAGCGCCAGGCCAAGGCCGCCGGCCGGCCCTACGACGTGTCCTCGCTCCGCACCGGGATCATGGCCGGGGCGCCGTGCCCGGTGGAGGTGATGCGGGGGACGATGGACGAGCTCGGGTGCAACGTGTGCATCTGCTACGGTCTCACCGAGGCCTCTCCCGTGATCACCATGACTAGGTTTTCGGACCCGATCGATAAACGGGTGGAGACGGTGGGCAAGACCCTCCCCGGGGTCGAGGTCAAGGTGGTGGACGATGCCCGGCGGGAGGTCCCCCTCGGGGAGACCGGGGAACTCGCGTGTCGGGGGTACAACGTGATGCTCGGGTACTGGAAGAACCCCGAGGCCACCCGGCAGGTCATCGACGAAGGGGGTTGGCTCTACTCCGGCGACCTCGCCACCCTCGATGCCGAGGGGTACGTGCGGATCGTCGGCCGGAAGAAGGACATGTACATCGTGGGCGGGTTCAACGTGTACCCGGCGGAGGTGGAGGAGGTCCTGTTCACCCACCCCGGGATCCAGAACGTGGCCGTGGTCGGGGTGCCGGACCGGGTGATGGGCGAGGTGGGGATGGCGTTCATCATCCCCCGCCAGGGCACACATCTGGACCCCCAGGAGGTCGTGGACTTCTGCGCCCACAGGATCGCCGGGTTCAAGGTCCCGCGGTACGTGGTGGTGGCCACGGAGTTCCCCATGACCCCCTCAGGGAAGGTCCAGAAGTAC
It includes:
- a CDS encoding long-chain-fatty-acid--CoA ligase, with product MRTLPQVLEETAKKHPDRPAVFYEGKTLTYRDLASEVERLAAGLVELGVEPGDKVAIWMSNVPEWIVAYFAVARAGGVVVPMNTRYKTHEVVYILGNSEAKAAFLAPGFLGIDYTGMLGEVRPKLPLLREVIAVGEGAPGARPYAEVLALGDTPAARAELARRQNAIHPEDCVFILYTSGTTGEPKGAMLSHHNMAENARQITEIMEVTEQDVFLLAVPFFHCFGCVMGILGAITWGAAIVPMPIFKPDEALRLVEKHRVSILYGVPTMFVLELEEQRQAKAAGRPYDVSSLRTGIMAGAPCPVEVMRGTMDELGCNVCICYGLTEASPVITMTRFSDPIDKRVETVGKTLPGVEVKVVDDARREVPLGETGELACRGYNVMLGYWKNPEATRQVIDEGGWLYSGDLATLDAEGYVRIVGRKKDMYIVGGFNVYPAEVEEVLFTHPGIQNVAVVGVPDRVMGEVGMAFIIPRQGTHLDPQEVVDFCAHRIAGFKVPRYVVVATEFPMTPSGKVQKYKLVEQGRELIAQGKVRKLEPRKTGR
- a CDS encoding DEAD/DEAH box helicase; this translates as MVERSPITSPEHDPLALFSPVAARWFRGVLGTPTPAQELGWPAIAAGSHTLILAPTGSGKTLAAFLFAIDELLRRPPEPSAPAVHTLYISPLKALGYDIERNLRVPLAGIQEVARAEGTTLPEIRVGVRTGDTPSAERQRLVRRPPHILITTPESLHLMLTSPRARETLRSVRYVIVDEVHALAESKRGTFLSVLLERLEALCARPFQRIGLSATIRPLPAVARFLGGYAEDAGTFHERTVKAVDAGLRKELDLLVIAPTADMTALPEGSVWPSIYARLHELILGHRSTIVFVNNRRAAERIAAEVNELAGYELVQVHHGSVAKERRRDLEGRLKAGELPAIVATASLELGIDMGLVDLVIQVESPHGVARALQRVGRAGHLYRAPSRGRLLPKTRGDLLEMAALARAMRRAEIAEVRIPKGALDILAQQIVAIVAGGPMAVDDLLRLVRRAYPFHDLPRDAFLSVLRMLSEGALPWGARPRLVWDRVHDVLHPLPGSRHLALTSGGAIPDTGEYPVYTEGGERIGELDEEFVYEARVGEVIVLGTNRWRIVDIGHDRVVVAPGDGPAKIPFWKGEAYGRDVHLGLAVGALAREIEDRLGDPDLVLWLREECALDQAAAENLVRYVAEQRSRSAVPTDRRTVIEGFPDEAGGFRLALLTPLGSRFHLALRLAILARFREELGIQPDSLHGNTGILFRLTQVPFDRAVALIRGIRPEEAEPLVLAELANSPLFGLRFRENASRALLLPQDRPGKRMPLWLRRLTARDLLEAARARPGFPIVIETYREILSEFLPMDALLSWLRRVEAGEVEVAVRRGLAPSPFSASLLWEFQATYLYQWDEPKPGPVPTGLAEEELAVLLDRDLAHAVDPEAVAQVEGELRGIGEGRWARTGAELVAHVKRLGDVGEDELAALASPEAGGAVPGFLATGTLARVEFLGADPPERIVAGEDLPLYRAALAGDREAQAEVVGRRVGSRALVSRSELRRRYPFPAETIEAALAGPPFVAVTWRGERCWTRRETLERLRRRTLAARRGRARAYGPAALQGYVLRHQHRTPGTHLSGPEGVAQVLRELQGIALPWALWDGEALPARVEGYRTGWVEDLLRSGEFLWLGRPGAGRDLAAAFARRDDLPWLGKAYPPPAGGELSPEAEALRKRLAARGASFLVELAGDLGIPAARCAVLLWELARAGLVTVDGLSPLQAGPPPREVSKTRVWQGGSGRWSLVPMPAGDLTEEERGNLAQLLLARYGVLSRGILALDGAAVAWGELYPLLTRLEWRGELERGLLVEGLAGAQFAPDTALADLARSEEDWMLIPTSDPAVLYGAGAPFPVPHPTDPEWRLRRGPGTFLVLRGGLPVLVIEGWGERVTELAQLSEAERKEALASLAKLVEGPLRRLTVRTWNGQPVLGSPLEEVLRGLGFQRGPNALILYRRYGGP